Genomic segment of Chitinophagales bacterium:
TTCTATCTTTTGATCCTGATGAAGTAGATATTACGCTCTCAGAGGATACTATACTTCAACCAATTGTTGACCCCAATGGCAGGACTATTAGATATTCTTGGTCACCTGCTGCTACCTTGAGTTGCGACACTTGCCAAAATCCAGCAGCAAGCCCAACAGTAACTACAGTTTATGAACTTACTGTTTTTGATGAAAACGATTGTCCATATACTGATCAAATTACCGTAAATGTTGAAAATAACTTAATTTTGTACGTTCCAAATGCTTTCAGCCCTAATGGTGATGAAATAAATGACGAACTAAGGGTTTACGGTGTTTCATTGCAAAGCATTGATTTCCGCATTTATGATCGCTGGGGAGAAAAGATTTTCCAGACAAAGGATGTAGATGAAAGCTGGGATGGTAGATTTAAAGGTGAAATTATGCCGCCAGATGTGTATATTTACTACTTGGATGTTTTTTACCTTGATGGACAGAAAAAATCCATCAAAGGAAGTGTTACTTTGATAAAATAATTTCTTAACTTTTGTCTCTCAAAATAAAATCATGAGGAATAAAAAATTTGTTGTTCTATTTTTTGCTGTTTTAACTGTGCTTGGATTAAAAGCTCAAGATCCGCATTTTTCGCAGTATTCGATGATGCCAATTTACCTGAACCCTGCAATGACAGGAGTTTATAGCGGTAATTACAGGGTGAATGCACTGTACAGAAGCCAATGGCAAAGTGTACTGAAAGATGAAAGTACACCAATGTTCCGCACATTTGGCGCATCGGCTGATTTTCGCTTTCAAGTAGGTAAAAATGATGCTGTAGGTGCAGGACTAATGTTTATTAATGACCGTGCAGGTGCAGGAGATTTTGGCACCAATCAGGGAAATATTTCGGTGTCATATATCAAGTCACTGAATTACCAGGCCAATAACTTTCTTACAGCTGGATTTATAGGTGGTGTAGGACAGCGAAGTGTAAATTACCAAAGTCTTAGATTTGGCAATCAGTTTGATGGTGAGGGATATAATCCCCTGCTCAACAGTGGTGAAGTTTTAGGTGAAAATTTCACATTCTTCGATCTGGGAGTTGGTGTATTTTGGTATTATATCAAAGACAAGCGAAGAAACTACTACGCAGGAGTTTCAGTAAATCATTTGAATCGTCCTAATATGTCTTTTTATGATGGAGAGGATTCCAGGCTTTATATGAAAATCAACTTCAATGCCGGAGTTCAATTGCCATTGGGTAATCAATTGGATTTATTGCCGAGTGTATTATTTATGAATCAAGGTCCGGCAATAGAAACCATGCTCGGTACCTATTTCAAAATATTCTTTAATAGTGCTGAGCCTGGTGGCAATGCATTTTATGTAGGCCCTTACTACAGAATGGTAGGTGGTGAAGAAAAAGCCATTGCCAGTGAAGCTTTGGTTTTAGCAACTAGAGTTGATTATTCAAGTTTTACAATAGGATTCAGTTACGATCTGAATTTCTCTGAACTTACCGCAGCATCAAATTCAAGAGGTGGGTTTGAAGTTTCTTTAATGCATATCGGCAGCTGGAGTAAAAAGAATAAAACTTTATTCTGCCCCAGATTTTAATCAATATTTGATTTGAAAAATATTAAGCCCTGACAGGATCAAATTCAGTCAGGGCTTATTTTATTGGAGATACTTCTATAAATCTTTCTTTTGAAACAATCTGAAAGCAAATAAAACAGGCAAAACACCCCAAAGCAACAATACAACAAAAGCCAAAACAATGCCCCAGGTCTGTGTAAAAAATTGATTGAAAACAGCACCGCTGTATCCCATTAAGGCTGCCGCATGTGTTTGCATAAGCACAAGTATCCGCCCCAGGTCAACAGGATTGAGCAGCGTGATGTACAATACAATTTTTTCTATCGGATAATCGCTGAAATTATACATCATCATTAAAACCAGGCCATCAAAAATCAGTGCGAAATAGACCCAGAACAATAACGAAAGCCCCATTCCTTTTGCCTTGTCGCGAGTCACAATACCTGCCATTAAAGCAAGAGCGATAAAAATAAAAGTCAATAACAGGTTAACCAACAACAACATAAGTGCTGCCGTTGATCCATTCATAATCAGCAAGGGCAGTCCCAAACCTACAATTACTGCTGTACCGAAAGCAATACAAAGACCGAAATATATGCTCGCTAAAATGGTTTTGCGTTTAAGCGGCTGAGCCAAAATCAGCACAATAAACTCATACATATTGTAGTAGTAAATGGTAGAGAAAACTATTGTAATCATTGGCACTACCAATAAACTTAAACTGAGCAAACCCAAAAGCGCTTTATCGGCCTGGCCTTCCAACATAAAAAAACCGAAAGACAAGATTAACAGAAACAACATGTACAAAAAGACAATCCAATTTCGCAAAAGATCCTGAACAATAAACCTTGTAATTTTAAACATGGGTACTTTCCTTATTGAGTATTTGAGCAATAATTCGGTTTAGGCGATTTTCGGAAGTTTCAATTTTTAGCTGTTCCAAGCTTTTATAAAAATGGGTTTTTCCTTCCATCAAATAGGTTACATGAGTAGTGATTTCGTCCAGATCATTTAAAATATGCGAAGTAATCAAAACCAGTTTTTCCTGTTCAATAGATTGTCTGAGCTTTTTCTTGAGCAATTCATTAGAAACGGGATCCAATCCAGCAGTAGGCTCATCTAAAACAAGCACTTTTGGGTTGAACAAAAAAGCCAGTGCAGCACTTACTTTTTGGCGCATACCTCCGGACAAAATATTCAGTCTTTTAGATTTCATTTTATCAATTTCAAAAGCATCAAAAAGCTCTGAATCATAATTTTGAGGAGCAAGATCAGCCCTTATATTTTTCATCATTTTGAAAAGCTGACCAACTTTCATGTTGTCGGGGAAGCGACTGATCTGGGGCATGTAACCAATTTGCTGCCGATAGGTAGATTGATTCATTATGGATTTACCATCAAAAATGACATCTCCTGAATCTGGCACAACAAGTCCCAGTAAAATTTTAATCAATGTAGTTTTACCGGAACCATTCGGGCCTATTAAAGCTAGTCCCTGCCCTAATTCAAATTGCAGATCAATATCTTGCAATACATGCTGCTTCCCGAATTTTTTATTTATTCCCCTGAAATCAATCATGCGCTAATGGCTTTATTTGTGGCTTTTCATCTATTAAATGTTCGGGAATCATCTGCGGAAATAATCGCTCTGCCATTTCCATACTTGTAACCAGAAAGCTGTGTAATAATATACTGGCAGCAGGAATTTTATCTGTGATCAGGGCAAATAAATTAACAGGACGGTGCGGCACATCCCCAACTCCATCTTTATCCAGATCATAACCTTTGTATTGCCCCCAGTAATTTCCTTCGAAATGATTCAGATTGGATTTTGAATTGGTTAGAACTTCAAAAGTATTGCCTATAAAATTATTAGATAAGATTTCATTGTCCAGGCAATTCCCTTTAATATCCAGAGCTTTGCCGTTATTTAAAAATTCATTTTCAATAATCTTAATACGGTTGGCTCCTTCTGCATAAACACCCACAGTATTGCGCTCAAAAGTATTCCCTTTCATCAGGCCATCACTTATTTCTTTTAGCAGAATACCATAAGAAGCTCCGCCCCAGTTGTCAATAAAATGATTGCCCAGCATTTTAATGTGTTTGCTGAACATCACCGCGACTCCTGAACCATTATGTCTAAATATATTGTCTTCATAAATGTCATAATTGGAGAACATAAAATGTAGTCCGTAGCGCATATTATTCAGGCTGGTATTTCCCTTGATAAGGCTTTGATCTACAAATTCAAAATAAATGCCGTCCCTGTGCTGGCTCACATGATTGTCCAGCACTTCAATATTATTGCCTTTCCAAATATGGATGGCATTTCCAGCATTGATCTCTTCTTTTGCATTTCCGATTATAGTATTGGAAATCACCTTACAATGACTTGAGTTTTGCAGGTAAATCCCAAAAAAGGTATTTTGCAAGAAGTTGTTTTTGATTACAACATCCCGAACTTCTAATAATCGAATAGCTGCCCTGTCTTTTATAAAACTGGGGCCAATATTTTTAAGTGTCAAGCCGCTGATACTTACATTATCAGAAGCGACAATCAAAATTTCATCACCTCCCTGACTGTCTATCACAGGGGTTTCATGTCCAATAATCACCAGCGGTTTTTTGACCTCTATTAAATTTTCGTAGTAAATTCCTTTATGGATAAACAAAGTATCATAGGCATTGGTAAGTTTTAATGCTTTTTTAATTTCCGATAACTCAGAATTGGGTTTCACATGCCAGGTTTTGGCATTTAATGAGCTTACAGAAACTATAAGCAATATTAAACTAAAAAAAAACTTGTGCTGCATTCTTGTATTATGGTTGAGGGTTTAATTCATCTTTTAACTGTTCCCAATTCATAATTTTAAGTGGTTCTTTCACAGCATTTTTTTTTGAAACAAATGCAGCAATATTGGCACCCATTGGGCTTTTGTATTTTTCAGATTTCACAAAATACAAGCTGTCAACCGGAAACAATTGTGTTGGTTGATCATAGCTCACTGCCAGAAACAATGTATAGCTTTCATTGGTGTTCTCATGCATAAAAGGCAGCATGCATTCTATTGCATCAAACTTATAGACCTTTCCCTTTTCTGAAACCAACTCAGCACCATATTTGGGATCTACAATGCCCATTTTACAATAAACACAATTATCTTTTCCAAAATTTATGGGTTCTGGTTTTGGTGTACAAGAAACCAGTGCAAATAAGAGTGAAAATCCAAGAAAAACATTAATGGAATGTATCATTCTGTCAAATTAAGCATTGAATTTTCTTTTGCTTTTACTAGCCCTTTGTTTTAAAAATGCAAGCCCGGAAATAATAATAGATACTCCAAGCATTACTCCTCCCCAATGCGGATAAGATTTTACATAAAAATTGAGCAAATCTTTTTCGCCAAAAAGCGGTGGCATGTATGTCATTCCTTCAATTTTGATTGGTGCTGTTGGATCAAGATTATGTCCATAATCATAAAGCCAAAGGTAAAAATCATAGATGCCCAAAATACCCAATATAGACATAACAATAAACCATGTTAGATAAGCCCAGGCTTTATTTAGCCAAATAGCTATAGCTCCCAAAGCCAACATAATATAGGTGACAATAGGAAAGTACTTCAGCTCGGGAATAGAATCGGGATGTATGGCCTGCATTCCAATATAATGGTTCAGGATATTGACATTTTGCACAATGTTTTTCTCATTGCCTGAAATTTTATTGATCCATATGTGCAGTTGCAAACCACCAGGAAACTGGGCTGCCTCTAAAGTTATTTGCCATAGCGGAAAAAGGAATACTGTACCGAGGCATAATAGAGATAAGAGCATAATGATTCGGGCACTCGTAAAAATCTTCATAATAAGATTGAGAAATATGGAGTGCTGCCATTAAATAGTAGAATGGCAGCACCCTGGTTTAATTAATTATTAGAAGCTGTTGCATTAGCATTAGCCCTGGCCTGATCGTAAAATTCATTGGCAGCCTGTTGGCCACTTCTGAGTTCTTCATTCAAACCCCACTTTAATTTCACATCAGAACCTTTTGGAGAAACCCTTGCATAACCTGACATTTCCTGGTGCAAAGCAGAGCAGAAATCTGTACAGTAGAATGCAAAAACACCAACTTTTTTAGGCTCCCATAGGAGTGTTTTTGTTTGGCCCGGCATTACCAAAAGTTCAGCATTTGTAGCGCCCTGCATGGCAAAACCGTGAGGCACATCCCAGTCTTGCTCCAGGTTGGTCAAGTGGAAATATACTTTATCGCCCACTTTAAAACCTTCAATATTGTCTGGTGCAAGGTGGCTTCTCATGGCCGTCATATACACATGTACATCATTGCCATCTCGTTCAACCCTGGTTTTGCCTTCGCCCAAAGTGGCATGTGGGTGTGTATTGTCCTCAATATTGTAGAATTTCTTGGAATTGGGCATTATTTTATCTGCCTTTATTGCCTGTGCATAATGTGGCTCCCCTTTGGTCGGAAAATCAAGAATTAACTTCATTTTGTCGCCACTTATATCAAACAATTGTGCAGAGTGTGCCAATTCAGGGCCAGTCGGAAGGTAGCGGTCTTTGGTAATTTTGTTCATTGCTACGAGGTATTTGCCATCCGGCTTGCGTGTTTCACCACCGGGAATTACCAGGTGACCAGGTGAATAATAAGTTGCATGTCTGTCTAAAATCTCTTTGGTTTCAACATCCCATTTCACCACTTCAGATGAGATAAAGAAAGTAGTGTAAGCATTTCCTTTGTCATCAAATTCTGTATGCAATGGCCCTAAACCCGGTTTTTTAAGAATACCGTGCAGTCCGGCTTCATAATTGATAATTGGAATACCATCAATTTCACCATCAAAATTTTCTTCTTCAATGGCTTTCTGAATCTTGCTGAAAGAATACACGGACATGTCTGCAGATAATTTTCCATTGCCCACTATGTACTCACCTGATGGATCTACATCACAGCCGTGAGGTGATTTTGGCACAGGAATAAAATACACCATATCGGGACAATCCTTTGGATTAAGAATTTTTGTGAGTGTTTTTTCCTCAGATTCAACAATGCCAGAACTTTCATCCATCAAGTTGTGGAAATAAGAAGTTTGGCGCTCTGTAAATCTACCTTCTTCCATATACTGCTCGGCTTTTTTCCAGTTGATAATGGCCATCAGGTCTTTGTCTTTCTGAGAAGCATTCACTTCTAAAAGCGAGTGTGCCTGTTCTGAATTGTAAGTCGTTAAAAAGCTCCAGCCATGAGAAACAGCTTTACCATTTCTGGCAAGATCATAATTAAAGCCCGGCATTTCAATTTGAAAGGCCAATTCCATATGTCCGTGTTCAGGATCAACTGAAACATAGTTGATTAAGCCTTTGAAATTCTCTTTGTATGTTTCAATTGGAACATCCTTTTGCGGAATTGGAACACTAAAACGTGTGCCTGAAACCAAGTATTCGGAATTTTCAGTGATAAATGGCGCGCAGTGCAGTCCAGCAACATCAGGGATTTCGAGAATTTCTACTGTTTCAAAAGTAGTTAAATCAATTCTTGCAATCCGTGGCGTATTGTTTCCATTAACAAAAAGCCACCTTCCATCAAACTCACCTTTTGTTTGCGACAGCTCAATATGGTGTGAATCATCCCAGGGCACAAAACCATAAGAGGTATTGAACATAGGTTTGGTTTCCTCGCTATAGCCATATCCATTTTCGGGATATTGCGAGAATACTGGAATCTCTCTTAACAAACGGCCAGAAGGAAGGCCATAAGCAGTAATTTGCCCACTAAATCCACCGGACATAAAGGCGTAAAATTCATCGTATTCTCCAGGCTCAACATATACTTGCTGTGCTGCATTTCCTTCAATCACCTTTTTGGTGTCTTTCTGTTCGCAGGAGCTCATGAACACTGGCAATAGCAGCATCCATAGTCCATAATTAATCATTTTTTTAGTGTCCATAATATTTTAGTTTTGGTTTTAGTGTTTATGTGATTTTTACAACATTATTATTTAAATAGCCTTGTCTTTTTCACCGGCCATTTCTAAATCATTTTTTCTAAAAAACTCCAGAATTTGCCGTGCATCACCTACAGATACATTCTGATTGGGCATACGTGTCAAACATTCCTCCAATAGAGCTTGTGCTGTGGGGTCTTTCTCAAGCATTACATCCACATTGGTAATCATATTCATGATCCACTCCGGTTTCCTCCTGTTGGTAATACCCTGAAAACCCGGACCTACAACTCTCTGATCTGTCAATTTATGACAAGAAGCACATTTCATATCATAAATAGACTTTCCAACTTTTATCATAGCTTCATCCAATTCATCAGTGAGCTCAACTTGTTTTATCTCACCTATGCCTTTTCCTTCTTTAATAGATTCCGGGACTTCCTTTTTTTCTACTTCACGCTGAAAGTCTTTGGCTGTTTTGCGCTCCGATTCGCCTTCAGAACCACAGGAGCATAAAGCAATTGTAGCGATTAAGAATACTGATAATTTTAAATTTTTCATGGCTTTTGATTTTGTTTGGATTA
This window contains:
- a CDS encoding ABC transporter permease subunit, which produces MFKITRFIVQDLLRNWIVFLYMLFLLILSFGFFMLEGQADKALLGLLSLSLLVVPMITIVFSTIYYYNMYEFIVLILAQPLKRKTILASIYFGLCIAFGTAVIVGLGLPLLIMNGSTAALMLLLVNLLLTFIFIALALMAGIVTRDKAKGMGLSLLFWVYFALIFDGLVLMMMYNFSDYPIEKIVLYITLLNPVDLGRILVLMQTHAAALMGYSGAVFNQFFTQTWGIVLAFVVLLLWGVLPVLFAFRLFQKKDL
- a CDS encoding PorP/SprF family type IX secretion system membrane protein, giving the protein MRNKKFVVLFFAVLTVLGLKAQDPHFSQYSMMPIYLNPAMTGVYSGNYRVNALYRSQWQSVLKDESTPMFRTFGASADFRFQVGKNDAVGAGLMFINDRAGAGDFGTNQGNISVSYIKSLNYQANNFLTAGFIGGVGQRSVNYQSLRFGNQFDGEGYNPLLNSGEVLGENFTFFDLGVGVFWYYIKDKRRNYYAGVSVNHLNRPNMSFYDGEDSRLYMKINFNAGVQLPLGNQLDLLPSVLFMNQGPAIETMLGTYFKIFFNSAEPGGNAFYVGPYYRMVGGEEKAIASEALVLATRVDYSSFTIGFSYDLNFSELTAASNSRGGFEVSLMHIGSWSKKNKTLFCPRF
- the nosD gene encoding nitrous oxide reductase family maturation protein NosD gives rise to the protein MQHKFFFSLILLIVSVSSLNAKTWHVKPNSELSEIKKALKLTNAYDTLFIHKGIYYENLIEVKKPLVIIGHETPVIDSQGGDEILIVASDNVSISGLTLKNIGPSFIKDRAAIRLLEVRDVVIKNNFLQNTFFGIYLQNSSHCKVISNTIIGNAKEEINAGNAIHIWKGNNIEVLDNHVSQHRDGIYFEFVDQSLIKGNTSLNNMRYGLHFMFSNYDIYEDNIFRHNGSGVAVMFSKHIKMLGNHFIDNWGGASYGILLKEISDGLMKGNTFERNTVGVYAEGANRIKIIENEFLNNGKALDIKGNCLDNEILSNNFIGNTFEVLTNSKSNLNHFEGNYWGQYKGYDLDKDGVGDVPHRPVNLFALITDKIPAASILLHSFLVTSMEMAERLFPQMIPEHLIDEKPQIKPLAHD
- a CDS encoding ABC transporter ATP-binding protein — encoded protein: MIDFRGINKKFGKQHVLQDIDLQFELGQGLALIGPNGSGKTTLIKILLGLVVPDSGDVIFDGKSIMNQSTYRQQIGYMPQISRFPDNMKVGQLFKMMKNIRADLAPQNYDSELFDAFEIDKMKSKRLNILSGGMRQKVSAALAFLFNPKVLVLDEPTAGLDPVSNELLKKKLRQSIEQEKLVLITSHILNDLDEITTHVTYLMEGKTHFYKSLEQLKIETSENRLNRIIAQILNKESTHV
- a CDS encoding nitrous oxide reductase accessory protein NosL — encoded protein: MIHSINVFLGFSLLFALVSCTPKPEPINFGKDNCVYCKMGIVDPKYGAELVSEKGKVYKFDAIECMLPFMHENTNESYTLFLAVSYDQPTQLFPVDSLYFVKSEKYKSPMGANIAAFVSKKNAVKEPLKIMNWEQLKDELNPQP
- a CDS encoding cytochrome c, whose protein sequence is MKNLKLSVFLIATIALCSCGSEGESERKTAKDFQREVEKKEVPESIKEGKGIGEIKQVELTDELDEAMIKVGKSIYDMKCASCHKLTDQRVVGPGFQGITNRRKPEWIMNMITNVDVMLEKDPTAQALLEECLTRMPNQNVSVGDARQILEFFRKNDLEMAGEKDKAI
- the nosZ gene encoding Sec-dependent nitrous-oxide reductase, translating into MDTKKMINYGLWMLLLPVFMSSCEQKDTKKVIEGNAAQQVYVEPGEYDEFYAFMSGGFSGQITAYGLPSGRLLREIPVFSQYPENGYGYSEETKPMFNTSYGFVPWDDSHHIELSQTKGEFDGRWLFVNGNNTPRIARIDLTTFETVEILEIPDVAGLHCAPFITENSEYLVSGTRFSVPIPQKDVPIETYKENFKGLINYVSVDPEHGHMELAFQIEMPGFNYDLARNGKAVSHGWSFLTTYNSEQAHSLLEVNASQKDKDLMAIINWKKAEQYMEEGRFTERQTSYFHNLMDESSGIVESEEKTLTKILNPKDCPDMVYFIPVPKSPHGCDVDPSGEYIVGNGKLSADMSVYSFSKIQKAIEEENFDGEIDGIPIINYEAGLHGILKKPGLGPLHTEFDDKGNAYTTFFISSEVVKWDVETKEILDRHATYYSPGHLVIPGGETRKPDGKYLVAMNKITKDRYLPTGPELAHSAQLFDISGDKMKLILDFPTKGEPHYAQAIKADKIMPNSKKFYNIEDNTHPHATLGEGKTRVERDGNDVHVYMTAMRSHLAPDNIEGFKVGDKVYFHLTNLEQDWDVPHGFAMQGATNAELLVMPGQTKTLLWEPKKVGVFAFYCTDFCSALHQEMSGYARVSPKGSDVKLKWGLNEELRSGQQAANEFYDQARANANATASNN